In Plasmodium gaboni strain SY75 chromosome 7, whole genome shotgun sequence, the following are encoded in one genomic region:
- a CDS encoding putative tRNA m5C-methyltransferase — MENNKQPNYYDNEKALEKNESFFNYYVNQKILKSQEIDNFMEIINKELPITFRVLNNNKYSSFIHENIKKQLENICKDKYSIIKLNEEDHMYEIHLTRSEIKKQENYKNLYNYLINLNESGFIFRQELVSMLPVLFLKLKENFFVLDICAAPGSKTAQILDYMHTINRRKIKNILIKKFLKKNMTTLYKNLYHCNSVDNEDSDNSYDSFELDSYKINDVIKEDKKNDTNKIIMNVQNIMTSQDVLFYENNINVHNIMTIQEKTNSVDNFHCDDNMNNDSFKNEYTMDGYNKNICKENIYRTFYNILENNNYDDPFFEYILNVDNNLYNDYKKLISNNNPDGVVVANDSNFKRCCMLFHRLKNIHSDCLVVTNNNAVTFPYIYIKRENTNMENNHNNDYHNNGYHHNNDYHNKISNDGNILQNENNIFVKKNFDSILCDVPCSGDGTLRKDRNVWINWNANNAYNLFQMQVNILKRSIELTKENGYIVYSTCSLNPIENEAVICEIFNSIENLDCLKLIDFQNELLTKLNYEKAISEWKVVMDDIWFDTYEQYCLYLQNKESGKYKKIYEKIQEGMFPPCEEFINSINLKYAKRFFPHHYNAGGFFIAVIKKGQNFQWKSNMKKENKSKMYVDQNERIAFEREEYRRKYKNKKKYNRKIKNNKNNKMDQMNNMKNVNGTKEVEEKIDDESKSENITTNQNVPINQNVPINQNVPISDIIQKGNDLISEINKKSEELLNNYINNIDDNNNIPNDTEASSVHNKRGNNLNFEYTHGYRIKINNEKLVKQQEYVSLSYYEKLICVNNFLEKIKNYFNLNMNFLSIKNNLYIHLQDNGNAYKLSVNERINSNVKKIYLVSNSAKEILESYTKMKLKIITAGITVIQVDKNKKNTYENYYRINYSGCLNFIPFFQDIDNFFKNKKYREQIIQNYFCTVYENKERQFNFENYMNQLIDERKKTNLSKLDLNKNKGQQISTNEIKNEIDNKENNMSKEKDENKNEYIKNDINFEYNNITCDGLDNVMDIPKDNITNDKTTNDNTTNDNTTNDNTTNDNITNNNITYNNITNVIWVKSDVILDLIKVDKSKINNISNETIKQTEMLAKYSPNILLTLNKNKQILAVPSNKGNMYVDISIDKNSIMMLPYILN, encoded by the coding sequence atggAAAACAATAAACAACctaattattatgataatgaGAAGGCTCTTGAAAAGAATGAAAGCTTCTTCAACTACTACGTAAACCAGAAAATATTGAAGAGCCAAGAAATCGATAATTTTATGGAGataattaataaagaattaCCTATAACCTTTAGAgttttaaataataataaatatagCAGTTTTATAcatgaaaatataaagaaacAATTAGAAAACATTTGTAAAGATAAATATTctattattaaattaaatgaagaagatcATATGTATGAAATTCATTTAACTAGATCtgaaattaaaaaacaagaaaattataaaaatttatataattatttaataaacCTTAATGAAAGCGGTTTCATATTTAGACAAGAACTTGTTAGTATGCTACctgttttatttttaaaattgAAAGAGAATTTTTTCGTTCTTGACATTTGTGCTGCCCCTGGGTCGAAAACTGCCCAAATTTTGGATTATATGCACACAATCAATAgaaggaaaataaaaaatattttaataaaaaagtttttaaaaaaaaatatgacAACCTTGTATAAGAATTTATATCACTGCAATAGTGTAGATAATGAAGATAGTGATAATTCATATGATTCATTTGAACTTGATTCgtataaaattaatgatGTTATAAAGGAAGATAAGAAAAAtgatacaaataaaataattatgaacGTTCAGAATATTATGACTAGTCAGGACGTTTTgttttatgaaaataatataaatgttcataatattatgacCATTCAGGAGAAAACAAATAGTGTAGATAATTTTCATtgtgatgataatatgaataatgattcgtttaaaaatgaatatacCATGGATGGttataataagaatatatgtaaagagaacatatatagaacattttacaatatattagaaaataataattacGACGACCctttttttgaatatatattaaatgtggataataatttgtatAATGATTATAAGAAATTAATTTCGAATAATAATCCGGATGGTGTGGTTGTTGCTAATGATTcaaattttaaaagatgTTGTATGTTATTTCATCGattgaaaaatattcataGTGATTGTTTAGTGGTAACGAATAACAATGCAGTAACATTTCcgtatatttatattaaaagagaaaatacaaatatggaaaataatcataataatgattatcataataatggttatcatcataataatgattatcataataaaatatcaaatgatggtaatatattacaaaacgaaaataacatatttgTGAAGAAAAATTTTGATTCCATTTTATGTGATGTGCCTTGTAGTGGTGATGGAACGTTAAGGAAGGATAGGAATGTGTGGATTAATTGGAATGCAAATAATgcatataatttatttcaaatgcaggtaaatatattgaagAGATCTATTGAATtaacaaaagaaaatggTTACATTGTGTATAGCACATGTTCTTTAAATCCTATTGAGAATGAAGCAGTAATATgtgaaatatttaatagTATAGAAAATTTGGATTGTTTAAAATTGATAGATTTTCAGAATGAATTATTaacaaaattaaattatgaaaaagCTATTAGTGAATGGAAAGTTGTTATGGATGATATATGGTTTGATACATATGAACAgtattgtttatatttacaaaataaagaatCAGGAAAGtataaaaagatatatgaaaaaatacAAGAGGGAATGTTTCCTCCATGTGAAGAATTTATAAATTctataaatttaaaatatgcAAAACGTTTTTTTCCTCATCATTATAATGCTGGTGGTTTTTTTATAGCTGTTATAAAGAAAGGACAAAATTTTCAATGGAAGTCAAATATGAAAAAGGAgaataaaagtaaaatgTATGTAGACCAGAATGAAAGGATAGCATTTGAGAGGGAGGAGTATAGAAGaaagtataaaaataaaaaaaaatataacagaaaaattaagaacaacaagaataataaaatggatcaaatgaataatatgaaaaatgtAAATGGTACAAAAGAAGTTGAGGAGAAAATTGATGATGAATCAAAGAGTGAAAATATAACAACAAATCAAAATGTACCAATTAATCAAAATGTACCAATTAATCAAAATGTACCAATAAGTGATATAATTCAAAAGGGTAACGACCTAATAAgtgaaataaataaaaaaagtgaGGAACTATTAAACAATTACATAAACAATAtagatgataataataatataccTAATGACACAGAAGCGTCAAGTGTTCATAATAAACGAGGCAACAACCTAAATTTTGAATACACGCACGGATatagaataaaaataaacaatgAAAAGTTAGTTAAACAACAAGAATATGTAAGTTTAAgttattatgaaaaattaatttgtgtaaataattttctagagaaaattaaaaattattttaatttaaatatgaattttttatctattaaaaataatttgtatATACATCTTCAAGACAATGGTAATGCATATAAATTGTCTGTAAATGAAAGGATAAATTCAAATGttaagaaaatatatttagtTAGTAATAGTGCGAAAGAAATATTAGAGAGTTATacaaaaatgaaattaaaaataattacaGCTGGAATAACAGTAATACAAgtagataaaaataaaaaaaatacttaTGAGAATTATTATCGAATTAATTATAGTGGCtgtttaaattttattcctttttttcaagatattgataatttttttaaaaacaaaaaatatagagaacaaattattcaaaattatttttgtacagtatatgaaaataaagaaagaCAATTTAATTTTGAGAATTACATGAATCAATTAATTGATGAAAggaaaaaaacaaatttGTCAAAATTGgatttaaataaaaataaggGACAACAAATATCAACTAATGAAATCAAAAATGAAATagataataaagaaaataacATGAGTAAGGAAAAggatgaaaataaaaatgaatatataaagaatgatataaattttgaatataataatataacatgTGATGGGTTGGATAATGTAATGGATATACCCAAGgataatataacaaatgATAAAACAACAAATGATAATACAACAAATGATAATACAACAAATGATAATACAACAAACgataatataacaaataataatattacatataataatattacaaatgTTATATGGGTCAAAAGTGATGTAATTTTAGATCTAATAAAAGTGGATAAATCCAAAATTAATAACATATCAAATGAAACCATAAAGCAAACTGAAATGTTAGCTAAATATTCAccaaatattttattaactcttaataaaaataaacaaatttTAGCTGTACCATCAAATAAAGGAAATATGTATGTAGATATAAGTATTGACAAAAATTCAATAATGATGTTAccatatattttgaattGA